The following proteins are co-located in the Lacticaseibacillus paracasei subsp. paracasei genome:
- a CDS encoding DUF3991 domain-containing protein: MVTNKQKRLSKATIDHANHVAIVAIAEANGIALVQQSNGYWRGVEHDSLVINDKKNLFRWNSRDVGGGALDFVQHYLGISSFREAVAYLNHAALERAETITHKVREPFQYNFKNSPNFEQATKYLTTVRKLDPQIVDLLHRKGFIQQDEHGNAIFVWSRNDKIVGATVQGTRIDHEHLGKRGTFKQIAKNSQENFGFNLSLGKPERLLMFEAPIDALSYWSLHRGLNHVTLMSMDGLKPNTVKQGLIYFCEKTGHGPSEIAFGVDNDPSGHVFYDQMRAEHALASVPYTSLIPADQAIPHECLAPVVSAAKQAAIPTVALMAYLKVAVNLQPGHGIANGYHYQDALTKGSFADLPEIATQLKPYLQSNGIDWQAYFKQHAPDLASTARNNLVGRIKGVARQYQNGDFQVVQDVPKDWNDRLQIHERSKSKGLTLDQKIAAAKERAVTANLRIAPKHYDQALER, translated from the coding sequence ATGGTCACAAACAAACAGAAACGACTCAGTAAAGCAACGATTGACCACGCGAATCACGTTGCCATTGTGGCGATTGCCGAAGCGAATGGCATTGCCCTAGTGCAACAGTCCAATGGCTATTGGCGTGGGGTCGAACATGACTCATTAGTCATTAATGACAAGAAGAATCTCTTCCGTTGGAATAGTCGCGATGTTGGTGGCGGTGCATTAGATTTTGTGCAGCATTATTTAGGCATCAGCAGTTTTCGCGAGGCAGTTGCGTATCTGAATCATGCAGCTTTAGAGCGAGCTGAAACTATCACGCATAAGGTTCGTGAGCCGTTTCAATACAACTTTAAAAATAGTCCTAACTTTGAGCAGGCCACTAAGTATCTAACGACGGTTCGGAAACTTGATCCACAAATTGTGGACTTACTGCATCGCAAAGGCTTTATCCAACAAGACGAGCATGGCAATGCCATCTTTGTCTGGTCAAGGAATGACAAAATCGTAGGGGCAACGGTACAAGGCACGAGAATTGACCATGAGCATTTGGGTAAACGGGGTACCTTCAAGCAAATTGCCAAAAACTCACAAGAAAACTTTGGCTTCAATTTGTCACTAGGCAAGCCTGAACGGCTTTTAATGTTTGAGGCGCCGATTGATGCCCTGAGTTATTGGTCACTGCATCGTGGCTTGAATCACGTCACGTTGATGTCGATGGACGGCTTGAAGCCAAATACGGTCAAACAAGGGCTGATTTATTTCTGCGAGAAAACTGGTCATGGGCCGTCAGAGATTGCTTTTGGGGTCGACAATGACCCGAGTGGTCATGTCTTTTATGACCAGATGCGGGCTGAACATGCTTTAGCGAGTGTGCCGTATACGAGTCTAATCCCAGCTGACCAAGCAATTCCACACGAGTGTCTAGCACCAGTTGTCAGTGCTGCAAAGCAGGCAGCCATTCCTACCGTCGCTTTGATGGCGTATCTGAAAGTCGCCGTCAATTTACAGCCCGGTCACGGTATAGCAAACGGCTATCATTATCAGGATGCCCTTACCAAAGGCTCTTTTGCAGACTTACCTGAAATTGCCACACAGCTCAAGCCGTATCTACAATCGAACGGTATCGATTGGCAAGCCTACTTTAAGCAACATGCCCCTGATTTAGCATCAACGGCTCGTAACAACCTAGTCGGCCGAATCAAAGGAGTTGCGCGGCAATACCAAAACGGAGATTTTCAGGTGGTTCAGGACGTTCCAAAGGATTGGAATGATCGACTACAAATCCATGAGCGTTCAAAGAGCAAAGGTTTGACCTTGGATCAAAAAATAGCAGCAGCAAAAGAAAGGGCAGTGACGGCCAATCTTAGAATTGCACCCAAGCATTATGATCAAGCGCTGGAGCGATAG
- a CDS encoding IS5 family transposase (programmed frameshift): MPDYPSNISRAQFALIQPDLENFRKHTRPRRYDLYDVFNAILYSLTTGCQWRELPHDFPEWHTVYRYYDMWRDKPDPTADSLLERLLKKPVASYRFAQGRSARTSFVIVDAQSVKTTDLTKNSGYDGGKKISGIKRHMAVDINGLPQAILVTRANVSDRSGALAMFSLASQNLELVQHVMVDGGYTGNDFADQVKLILNAKTTVAKRNELHMFTVLPKRWIVERSWSWLDKCRRLWKNCERALNSSLQMVVLAFLKIVLKRY; this comes from the exons ATGCCAGATTATCCAAGCAATATTTCTCGAGCGCAATTTGCGTTAATACAACCTGATTTAGAAAACTTCCGCAAGCATACAAGACCGCGTCGTTATGATCTTTATGACGTATTCAATGCCATCCTTTACTCGCTTACTACAGGGTGTCAATGGCGTGAATTACCGCACGATTTCCCGGAATGGCACACTGTCTACCGCTATTACGATATGTGGCGAGATAAACCAGACCCGACAGCTGATTCGCTATTAGAAAGGCTTTTAAAAAAAC CTGTTGCTTCCTATCGCTTTGCACAGGGCCGATCGGCCCGAACGTCGTTTGTGATTGTTGATGCTCAAAGTGTTAAAACCACTGATTTAACGAAAAATAGTGGCTACGATGGCGGCAAAAAGATTTCAGGGATTAAGCGTCATATGGCGGTTGATATTAATGGTTTACCACAAGCCATTCTCGTGACACGAGCTAATGTATCAGATCGTTCAGGTGCATTGGCTATGTTTAGTTTGGCTAGCCAAAATTTAGAGCTGGTTCAGCATGTCATGGTTGATGGTGGCTACACTGGCAATGACTTTGCGGATCAGGTGAAGCTCATTTTGAATGCTAAGACGACGGTAGCTAAACGCAACGAGTTGCATATGTTCACGGTGTTACCGAAACGATGGATCGTTGAACGTTCATGGAGTTGGCTAGATAAATGTCGGCGACTTTGGAAAAACTGTGAACGTGCCCTTAACAGCAGTCTTCAAATGGTTGTATTGGCCTTCCTGAAGATAGTTCTTAAAAGATACTAG
- a CDS encoding PTS sugar transporter subunit IIA, producing MFNLFGKKRVPLALAATANGRVKPLSEVTDPVFASGIMGAGYGIDPASDRIVSPVSGKVTMIANTLHGIGIHTEEGLDVLIHMGIDTVELKGVPFTISVKVGERVQSGQDLATMQRSIVEASGKSTTIIVVVTNSKDLELAVEVNDGAIEAGEVAAVIELL from the coding sequence ATGTTTAATTTATTTGGAAAGAAAAGGGTACCCTTGGCGCTTGCAGCCACTGCCAATGGAAGAGTCAAGCCTCTTTCTGAAGTGACCGATCCGGTTTTTGCTAGCGGCATCATGGGAGCAGGTTATGGGATCGACCCCGCCAGTGATCGTATCGTCTCACCAGTTTCAGGTAAGGTGACGATGATAGCGAACACGTTGCATGGTATTGGGATCCATACTGAAGAAGGTTTGGATGTCCTGATTCACATGGGGATCGACACAGTTGAATTAAAAGGTGTGCCCTTCACCATCTCTGTGAAAGTGGGCGAGCGTGTTCAGTCTGGACAGGATCTTGCAACGATGCAGCGATCGATCGTCGAGGCTTCGGGAAAAAGTACAACGATTATTGTTGTGGTGACCAACAGTAAAGATTTAGAACTGGCGGTCGAAGTGAATGATGGCGCGATTGAGGCAGGTGAAGTGGCAGCGGTTATTGAACTGCTGTAA
- a CDS encoding HAD-IIB family hydrolase, giving the protein MDKNAIVITDLDGTFVYDSHTIRPIDRIAFHKLQERFYVGIATGRSPKEIAFVERVGNLHADYKICFNGAIVEDGNGKRIVDRPIPQTALRAVMQYLKATALTFDALDGERRIGNYTTNDKGRLWGMNLICLAEPHEAVAAERIYKINVRPGSVHFYQVLSEMQEHFPELGLYESDGKRIEVTAKNTNKGEAIKTLKMGFSGNVVGVGDSGNDVPMFEAADQAYCINQAPQAVKSHADVVLNHFADLLDYQDAINA; this is encoded by the coding sequence ATGGATAAAAATGCGATCGTAATAACTGACCTAGATGGAACCTTTGTCTATGATTCACATACAATCAGACCAATCGACAGGATAGCGTTCCACAAGTTACAAGAACGCTTCTACGTTGGCATCGCTACAGGTCGATCACCGAAAGAGATTGCCTTTGTTGAACGTGTCGGGAACCTACATGCAGACTATAAGATCTGTTTTAATGGGGCAATCGTCGAGGATGGTAATGGAAAGAGAATAGTGGATCGACCAATTCCTCAGACTGCATTGCGAGCGGTGATGCAATATCTCAAAGCAACAGCGCTGACGTTCGATGCCCTTGATGGAGAGCGAAGAATTGGTAATTATACAACTAACGATAAGGGAAGATTGTGGGGAATGAATTTGATCTGCTTAGCAGAGCCGCATGAAGCTGTAGCTGCGGAGCGTATCTATAAAATCAATGTAAGGCCAGGAAGTGTACACTTTTATCAGGTGCTTTCTGAGATGCAAGAACACTTTCCAGAGCTTGGTCTCTATGAAAGCGATGGGAAACGGATCGAAGTAACGGCTAAGAACACTAATAAAGGCGAAGCAATCAAAACACTAAAGATGGGATTTTCTGGAAACGTCGTTGGTGTGGGAGATTCTGGCAACGATGTCCCTATGTTTGAAGCAGCTGACCAAGCGTATTGCATTAATCAGGCACCACAAGCAGTTAAGAGTCACGCAGATGTGGTGTTGAACCACTTCGCAGATTTACTCGATTACCAAGACGCAATCAATGCATGA
- a CDS encoding PTS transporter subunit EIIC has translation MAPSKARRNWTKGFEMFGRSFLLPVSVLPAAGILQGLGSAFTNADTIKMYPWMQNQVFQFVMGFLSKMGSAAFNNLPLIFAVGVAVGLAKHEKGSAAVSGLLGFLTLHTILNFLLSTTGQLVNTAGLTDTVAKLALADKMQTTVLGIQTMDLNVFGGIITGVIVYFVHKRAIKMHVPKVLDFFSGPRLVPILIMPVMSIAAVAFFFVWPTVQAGIAALSVLILKSGSIGTFLYGVVERLLLPFGLHHGLNWPVRTTELGGIFYIGGQEYQGTIAAYMAALAHGGAINPMITRFSSGKFVYNMFGLTGAALAMYTCAKPENKKKVGSLLFAAAATAFLTGVTEPIEFTFLFVAPALYGIHAVLAGTTMAVTSALGARFLTPTGHGLINYIIYGVLQGPRTHWWIMPIVGVFCFVMYYFVFRFAIIKFDFKTPGREDDGSEIVLHGKDETRKKMGVHTLKDNQPAVSVASAKSGKMTDHDQAVALIRAHGGPDNIEAVDACITRLRINVKDKSLVDSKTIVNDLGAMGFNQSGMQNQSIYGGHANVLKMEIQDILGMTE, from the coding sequence ATGGCACCATCAAAAGCGCGTAGAAATTGGACTAAAGGATTTGAGATGTTTGGGCGATCGTTCCTTTTACCTGTCTCGGTTCTTCCAGCTGCGGGGATTCTTCAAGGATTAGGTTCTGCATTTACAAATGCCGATACTATCAAGATGTATCCCTGGATGCAAAATCAAGTATTCCAGTTCGTGATGGGCTTTCTTAGTAAGATGGGTTCTGCTGCCTTTAACAACCTACCATTGATTTTTGCGGTTGGCGTGGCAGTTGGTTTGGCAAAACACGAAAAAGGTTCAGCCGCAGTTTCAGGTTTACTGGGCTTTTTAACACTCCATACGATATTAAATTTCCTTCTTTCTACAACCGGCCAATTGGTTAACACAGCAGGGCTGACGGACACGGTTGCTAAGCTGGCCTTAGCCGATAAGATGCAAACCACAGTTTTAGGCATCCAAACGATGGACTTAAACGTCTTTGGCGGTATCATCACTGGGGTCATTGTCTACTTTGTCCATAAGCGGGCAATCAAAATGCACGTTCCGAAGGTCTTAGACTTCTTTTCCGGACCACGACTAGTGCCTATTCTCATCATGCCAGTAATGTCTATAGCTGCGGTTGCTTTCTTCTTCGTTTGGCCGACAGTTCAGGCAGGAATTGCCGCACTATCAGTATTGATTCTTAAATCCGGATCGATTGGGACCTTCTTGTATGGGGTCGTGGAACGATTACTCTTACCCTTCGGTTTACACCACGGATTGAACTGGCCGGTTCGAACCACTGAGCTCGGAGGTATCTTTTATATTGGTGGACAAGAGTACCAGGGAACAATTGCTGCATACATGGCTGCACTTGCTCATGGTGGTGCAATCAATCCAATGATTACCAGATTTTCCAGTGGCAAGTTTGTTTACAATATGTTTGGGCTCACTGGGGCGGCTTTAGCTATGTATACCTGCGCGAAGCCAGAAAACAAGAAAAAAGTTGGTTCCTTGCTGTTTGCAGCTGCTGCGACGGCCTTTCTGACAGGGGTAACTGAACCAATCGAATTCACATTCCTGTTTGTTGCCCCGGCACTGTATGGCATTCATGCGGTACTGGCAGGAACGACCATGGCAGTTACTTCAGCCTTGGGCGCACGGTTCCTGACACCAACGGGGCACGGTTTGATCAACTACATTATTTATGGTGTGCTTCAGGGACCGCGGACGCACTGGTGGATCATGCCAATAGTCGGAGTTTTCTGCTTTGTCATGTACTACTTTGTCTTTCGGTTCGCAATTATCAAATTTGACTTTAAAACGCCGGGACGTGAAGACGATGGTAGCGAGATTGTTCTTCATGGTAAGGATGAGACCCGTAAGAAAATGGGCGTGCACACGCTAAAAGATAATCAACCAGCCGTATCGGTTGCATCTGCTAAAAGTGGCAAAATGACAGATCACGACCAAGCAGTGGCGCTGATTAGGGCGCACGGTGGTCCTGATAACATTGAAGCGGTTGATGCCTGCATCACACGACTAAGAATCAACGTTAAGGACAAGAGTCTCGTCGATTCGAAGACAATTGTTAATGATCTTGGGGCGATGGGGTTCAATCAGTCTGGTATGCAGAACCAGTCGATTTATGGCGGTCACGCGAACGTTTTGAAGATGGAGATACAGGATATCCTTGGTATGACAGAATAG
- a CDS encoding MurR/RpiR family transcriptional regulator yields the protein MNTFFEQIARHYETLSSNEQLVIDFVMRDHNIDRLKIKTITDALFVSSATVMRAARKLGYSNFSQLKYSAAMTQDEQAAPLPSEDFDTITGRITSEFDKTLQMLSEENVAEFVEHLNHARRIFCVGSGSSVSVVGDFTRKLKLLDYWINDFNELYSIRDIAGLAEADDVIVILSLGGGNHLVNQFLVRAKATGAKIISITGIGADSVAKFSDCNILVYQEAVPRKRMRSRLMLNVAIDIIFEYILSHPHGHK from the coding sequence ATGAACACATTTTTTGAGCAGATTGCGAGGCATTACGAAACTCTAAGTAGCAACGAACAACTGGTCATCGATTTTGTAATGAGAGATCACAACATCGATCGATTAAAGATTAAGACGATTACGGATGCACTTTTTGTCTCAAGTGCAACCGTGATGCGTGCCGCACGAAAGTTAGGATACAGCAACTTTTCTCAACTGAAATACTCGGCCGCGATGACGCAAGACGAACAGGCAGCCCCACTACCTTCTGAAGATTTTGATACGATTACGGGAAGAATCACGAGTGAGTTTGATAAGACGCTGCAGATGTTGAGCGAAGAGAATGTCGCAGAGTTCGTCGAGCACCTCAATCATGCGCGGCGAATCTTTTGCGTCGGGAGCGGATCTTCCGTCAGCGTCGTGGGTGATTTTACACGCAAGTTGAAGCTGCTTGATTATTGGATCAATGACTTTAATGAACTTTATTCGATCCGAGATATTGCAGGTTTGGCCGAAGCTGACGATGTAATTGTGATCCTTTCACTTGGTGGAGGGAACCATCTTGTGAACCAGTTTTTGGTTCGGGCTAAGGCAACTGGAGCAAAAATTATTTCAATTACTGGAATTGGCGCAGATTCAGTGGCGAAGTTCTCCGATTGCAACATCCTTGTCTACCAAGAAGCGGTGCCGCGTAAGAGAATGCGATCGCGATTAATGCTTAATGTGGCTATCGATATTATCTTTGAGTATATACTGTCTCATCCGCATGGACATAAATAA
- a CDS encoding transposase, which produces MRSDYGNTRKRTKYRQIDLYDVFCAILYTLKNSCIWRYLPSDLPKWQTVYYYLLA; this is translated from the coding sequence ATACGTTCAGATTATGGAAATACCCGAAAACGCACCAAATATCGTCAAATAGACCTTTACGATGTTTTCTGTGCCATACTTTATACCCTGAAAAATAGCTGTATTTGGCGTTACTTACCATCTGATCTTCCTAAATGGCAAACCGTTTACTATTACTTGTTGGCGTAG
- a CDS encoding D-2-hydroxyacid dehydrogenase, giving the protein MKIVLLDGYELNKDLNWKSLQELGDCTLYDRTPVNDNAEIIKRIKYADIVITHKTPLDHEVISKTSRLKYIGIMGTGYDVVDIESAHQNKVVVTNIPTYASDAVAQFTFSLLLEVTSQVGLHNQLVHENRWAQARDFTFWEKPLLELKGKTLGIIGYGHIAQKVAKIGHAFSMKVIFYNHRPKKVPESWIQQVSFDELLRQSDVLSLHVIQTPETIDLINNDTIAKMKTGVIILNTARGKLANEADIKNALNEGKIYAYATDVVKGEPIASDSPLLQAKNCYITPHIAWAPYETRERLLHMTVDNIKAYLSGDLKNVIN; this is encoded by the coding sequence ATGAAAATTGTTCTTTTAGATGGATATGAACTAAACAAAGATTTAAATTGGAAAAGCTTGCAAGAATTAGGCGACTGCACTTTATATGATCGTACCCCAGTTAACGATAACGCTGAAATCATAAAACGAATTAAATATGCTGATATCGTCATTACACACAAAACACCCCTAGATCATGAAGTGATTAGCAAAACATCACGATTGAAGTATATCGGAATCATGGGAACCGGTTATGATGTCGTTGATATTGAGAGCGCACACCAGAACAAGGTTGTGGTGACTAACATTCCCACATATGCAAGTGATGCAGTGGCACAATTTACTTTCTCGTTATTATTAGAAGTGACTAGCCAAGTTGGATTGCATAATCAGCTTGTTCATGAAAACCGGTGGGCACAGGCTCGTGATTTTACTTTTTGGGAAAAACCGCTATTAGAATTAAAAGGGAAAACTTTAGGAATAATCGGTTATGGCCATATTGCGCAAAAAGTTGCTAAAATAGGACACGCTTTTTCTATGAAAGTTATTTTCTATAATCATCGTCCTAAAAAGGTTCCTGAATCATGGATTCAGCAGGTTTCATTTGATGAACTATTAAGGCAATCTGATGTGCTTAGTCTGCATGTGATCCAAACACCAGAAACAATTGATTTAATTAATAATGATACGATTGCCAAAATGAAAACTGGGGTTATTATATTGAATACGGCCCGAGGCAAATTGGCTAATGAAGCGGACATCAAGAATGCCTTGAATGAAGGCAAAATTTATGCCTACGCCACTGATGTTGTTAAAGGGGAGCCCATTGCTAGTGATAGCCCATTATTACAGGCCAAAAATTGTTATATTACCCCACATATTGCTTGGGCACCATATGAGACAAGAGAACGGTTGTTGCATATGACTGTTGATAATATAAAAGCATATTTATCAGGAGATCTGAAAAACGTTATCAATTAA
- a CDS encoding Y-family DNA polymerase codes for MKLFTHDEPHGVFFLIDNKSFYASCEAVSRGLNPLKVPLVVLSEAENTNGGLILATSPEAKHLFHLKANVSRKRDLPNDPRLWVVPPRMNLYIQRNLQINQIFHQFTTEKEVWPYSIDESILDMTHTWRLFGNSVREVARLIQKTVRQKLGLYTTVGIGDNPVQAKLALDLYAKHNHELIGEIHYETVPDKIWSITELTDVWGIGPRMAKRLNRLHIHNMYELAHTNPYLLKQQLGVIGSQLFATAWGIDRAQVTEPTKVKEASLGNSQVLPRDYFNQVEIETVIKEIGEQVAARLRHHHKLAGCLSLSIGFSYAAAEADGRGGFHQALKIDPTNDNQVLTQQLLWLFRQNWDGQAVRNIGVYSSKLSANSGQQLNLFETPRNQIRRSRLNQVIDEIHRQFGFTKLVYATSLLKGGTAIKRASLVGGHNGGNSYE; via the coding sequence ATGAAATTGTTTACTCATGATGAACCGCATGGCGTGTTCTTCTTAATTGATAACAAGTCCTTTTATGCTAGTTGCGAAGCCGTTTCCCGGGGGCTAAATCCCTTAAAAGTCCCATTAGTGGTCCTTAGTGAAGCTGAAAATACCAATGGCGGACTCATTTTAGCCACGTCACCCGAAGCTAAGCACTTATTTCATCTTAAAGCCAACGTCTCCCGTAAACGTGACTTACCCAATGACCCCAGGTTGTGGGTCGTGCCACCGCGCATGAACCTTTATATTCAACGTAATTTGCAGATCAATCAGATCTTTCATCAATTTACTACTGAAAAAGAGGTTTGGCCGTATTCAATTGATGAAAGCATTCTTGATATGACCCATACTTGGCGGCTGTTTGGCAATTCCGTTCGCGAAGTGGCACGCTTGATTCAAAAGACAGTTCGGCAAAAGCTAGGCTTGTATACCACCGTGGGAATTGGTGACAATCCGGTGCAAGCTAAATTAGCCTTAGACCTTTACGCTAAACATAATCATGAATTGATCGGTGAAATCCATTACGAAACTGTGCCGGATAAAATTTGGTCAATTACTGAATTAACGGACGTTTGGGGGATTGGTCCCCGTATGGCGAAACGTTTGAACCGCCTTCACATTCACAATATGTATGAGCTAGCCCATACCAACCCTTATTTACTCAAACAGCAGCTTGGCGTCATTGGTAGCCAGTTATTTGCTACGGCCTGGGGAATTGATCGCGCGCAAGTTACGGAACCAACTAAGGTTAAAGAAGCTAGCCTGGGTAATTCGCAAGTATTGCCACGAGATTATTTTAACCAAGTCGAAATTGAAACCGTCATTAAAGAAATTGGGGAACAGGTGGCGGCGCGGCTTCGGCACCACCATAAACTGGCGGGGTGTCTATCGCTAAGCATTGGGTTTTCCTATGCCGCAGCTGAAGCAGATGGTCGCGGTGGCTTTCACCAAGCTTTAAAAATTGACCCGACTAACGACAATCAAGTTTTGACGCAACAATTATTGTGGTTATTCCGTCAGAATTGGGACGGTCAAGCTGTCCGGAATATTGGCGTTTATAGCAGTAAACTAAGTGCCAACTCCGGCCAACAACTTAATTTATTTGAAACACCGCGCAACCAAATTCGCCGTAGCCGGTTAAACCAGGTGATTGATGAAATTCACCGGCAATTTGGGTTCACCAAACTAGTTTACGCGACCAGTTTATTAAAGGGGGGCACCGCTATCAAGCGGGCTTCACTAGTGGGCGGACATAATGGAGGTAATAGCTATGAATAG
- a CDS encoding putative holin-like toxin, with protein MSVFQTLSLMLLFAMFILALLTYIDKRNK; from the coding sequence ATGAGCGTCTTCCAGACACTCTCGTTGATGTTGCTATTTGCAATGTTTATTTTAGCGTTGCTAACGTACATCGACAAAAGGAACAAATAA
- a CDS encoding restriction endonuclease subunit S has protein sequence MKDQQASYPQLRFKGFTDPWEERKLSSISERVTRKNKNNESTLPLTISAQDGLVDQNDFFNKQVASRDVTGYFLVKNGEFAYNKSYSNGYPWGAIKRLDKYDMGVLSTLYIVFRPTKINSQFLVSYYDTTRWYREVSKNAAEGARNHGLLNIAPTDFFNTLLVVPKIVDEQQKIGSFFKQLDDTITLHQRKLAKLKELKQGYLQKLFPRNGSKFPQLRFAGFADAWEQRKLSDIATLNARIGWQNLRTSEFLESGDYMLITGTNFHDGTVDYSTVHYVEKNRYEQDTKIQVENGSILITKDGTLGKVALVQGLNMPATLNAGVFNVKIKDPETIDVDYVYQYLAAPFLMKYANAKSTGGTIKHLNQNILIDFPVLLPRKREQVKLAELLNGLDNTITLHQRKLEKLQELKKGYLQKMFC, from the coding sequence ATGAAAGATCAACAAGCTAGTTACCCGCAGTTAAGATTTAAAGGGTTTACTGATCCTTGGGAAGAGCGTAAGTTATCTAGCATCTCAGAGCGTGTTACTAGAAAAAACAAAAATAATGAGTCGACTCTTCCGCTAACAATATCTGCACAAGATGGTTTGGTAGATCAAAATGATTTTTTCAATAAGCAAGTAGCGAGTCGTGATGTTACTGGATATTTTTTAGTTAAAAATGGTGAGTTTGCATATAATAAAAGTTATTCAAATGGATATCCATGGGGCGCTATTAAGCGTTTAGATAAGTATGATATGGGCGTTCTATCGACACTTTATATAGTCTTTAGACCTACGAAAATCAATTCTCAGTTTCTAGTTTCATATTACGATACCACTAGATGGTACCGGGAGGTTTCTAAGAATGCGGCAGAAGGGGCTCGTAATCATGGGTTACTAAATATTGCACCTACTGATTTTTTTAATACTCTACTAGTTGTTCCTAAGATAGTAGATGAACAACAAAAAATCGGCTCATTTTTCAAACAGTTAGACGACACTATCACTCTTCATCAGCGTAAGTTAGCTAAGCTTAAGGAACTTAAACAGGGCTATTTGCAGAAATTGTTCCCCAGAAATGGTAGCAAGTTCCCGCAATTAAGATTTGCAGGGTTTGCTGACGCTTGGGAACAGCGTAAGCTTTCTGACATTGCAACCTTAAATGCTCGGATTGGGTGGCAGAATTTGCGTACATCAGAGTTTCTCGAGTCCGGAGATTATATGTTAATCACAGGAACAAATTTTCACGACGGTACGGTTGATTATTCGACGGTCCACTATGTAGAAAAAAATCGGTATGAGCAAGATACAAAGATACAAGTCGAAAATGGCAGTATCCTTATAACAAAGGATGGGACCTTGGGCAAAGTAGCCCTTGTTCAAGGCCTCAACATGCCAGCAACATTAAATGCAGGAGTCTTCAATGTCAAGATAAAGGATCCAGAGACAATTGACGTTGATTATGTTTATCAATACTTGGCAGCCCCGTTTCTAATGAAGTATGCCAATGCCAAGTCGACCGGTGGAACAATCAAGCACCTCAATCAGAACATCTTGATTGATTTTCCTGTTCTGCTCCCAAGAAAGAGAGAACAAGTTAAGCTCGCTGAGCTTCTGAATGGATTGGACAACACTATCACTCTTCATCAGCGTAAGCTTGAAAAACTCCAGGAACTAAAAAAAGGGTATCTACAAAAGATGTTTTGCTGA